A region of Ferruginibacter albus DNA encodes the following proteins:
- a CDS encoding gliding motility-associated C-terminal domain-containing protein: MKGFLFSILGIVLWQGVYSQNELKNWYFGTGTDGITFVNNVPQKLTNKVSGVGYEGMVVVNDPLTGEMLFYSDGIRVVNKQQQVMTNGSGLTGHVSGAQCVQSCPVPGTCAKQFYLFTNSAFDLTQGKVSYSIVDFTNDSLGVVINKNTLFWNGPSDQGMCLVNKPNTNDYWLIANDFATAKFNVWPLTATGIGTPIAYTFTITGSTAALQYSKTAKKICATGYAARLVTTLDFDPATGVLSNEVQLAPSGFSGSAYSRFSPDGTKLYVGLGKNGGPGSLYQYDYTTSVWTDMKTCCYAHDLKVGPDGKMYFINTYNSPQPISVIDFPNLTAVGNACNYHNLTFTPAFNGEVRRFPETVILPTPVIAVTDTATVVGNTATIQPLTNDIKYGNDVILLDTILVQPKYGTATINGNSINYTSHQCGVIDTLVYRIKNNDCASDTSQVVIKTQSCITTITVDTSICRGQSYRGYNTTGSYTDVLKNIAGSDSLNMIIHLTVNDKPSIQKTADTTICAGTSAKIFASGGSSYQWSSTQSIVNAKAAAPTVTPLSSPAVYYVTVTGANTCVNNDSVKVFIRPKPSFYVSPDKLVCTTAPVQLQAGGGDNYLWSPKALVSDANIPEPFTNSADPATTYRVTISESVCHYDTTLTTTVTLLPPLTLHITKSNDLDCNNGSAQLQASGAELYSWSPTNGLNNAAVGNPVASPSSTQKYILTGSTRNGCIGYDSVIVYADFTNSKSGYYMPNAFSPNNDGINDCYGIKYWGTVQKVDFSIYDRWGNLVFFTNDPADCWDGTYKGQPLNSGSYSYYIKAITTCGVVDRKGNIILIR; this comes from the coding sequence ATGAAAGGATTTTTATTTTCTATACTGGGAATAGTACTATGGCAAGGCGTTTATAGCCAAAATGAATTAAAGAACTGGTATTTCGGAACCGGAACAGACGGCATTACGTTCGTCAATAATGTGCCTCAGAAATTAACGAATAAAGTTTCCGGAGTTGGGTATGAAGGAATGGTAGTAGTAAACGATCCGCTTACGGGTGAAATGCTTTTTTATTCAGATGGCATACGGGTGGTCAACAAGCAGCAGCAGGTAATGACCAATGGCAGCGGTTTAACAGGTCATGTTTCCGGGGCACAATGTGTGCAAAGCTGCCCGGTACCCGGAACTTGTGCCAAACAGTTTTACCTGTTTACCAATTCAGCCTTCGATCTTACTCAGGGCAAAGTATCTTACTCTATTGTAGATTTTACCAATGATTCATTAGGCGTAGTTATTAATAAAAATACCTTGTTTTGGAATGGTCCTTCCGACCAGGGCATGTGTTTGGTAAACAAACCGAATACCAACGATTACTGGCTAATTGCCAACGATTTTGCCACCGCAAAGTTTAATGTATGGCCGCTAACGGCTACGGGTATTGGTACACCTATAGCATATACTTTTACCATTACAGGTTCCACCGCTGCATTGCAATACAGTAAAACAGCAAAAAAAATATGTGCTACCGGCTATGCAGCCAGGCTGGTAACTACTTTGGATTTTGATCCTGCTACCGGTGTATTAAGTAATGAAGTGCAATTAGCACCTTCGGGTTTTAGCGGCTCTGCTTATTCAAGGTTTTCGCCGGATGGAACAAAGCTGTATGTTGGATTGGGTAAAAATGGAGGGCCGGGTTCTTTATATCAATATGATTATACTACTTCTGTATGGACGGATATGAAAACCTGCTGCTATGCACATGATCTGAAAGTAGGGCCCGATGGGAAAATGTATTTCATCAATACCTATAACAGTCCGCAACCCATTAGCGTGATCGATTTTCCCAATTTAACTGCCGTAGGCAATGCATGTAATTATCATAACCTTACGTTTACTCCTGCTTTTAACGGCGAAGTAAGGCGGTTTCCTGAAACGGTTATATTGCCAACGCCTGTTATTGCTGTTACCGATACTGCAACAGTTGTAGGAAATACAGCCACCATTCAGCCCTTGACAAATGATATAAAATATGGCAACGATGTAATACTGCTGGATACGATATTGGTACAACCAAAATATGGTACTGCTACTATCAATGGTAATTCCATTAATTATACCAGTCATCAATGTGGCGTAATAGATACGTTGGTATATAGAATTAAGAACAATGATTGTGCTTCCGATACTTCACAGGTAGTTATAAAAACGCAGAGCTGTATTACAACAATAACTGTTGATACATCCATTTGCCGGGGGCAGAGTTACAGAGGATATAATACGACTGGCAGTTATACCGATGTGCTTAAAAATATTGCAGGAAGCGATAGCTTAAATATGATCATTCATCTTACAGTGAATGATAAACCATCAATTCAAAAAACTGCAGATACTACTATTTGTGCCGGTACTTCTGCAAAGATATTTGCAAGTGGCGGCAGCAGCTATCAATGGTCATCCACCCAAAGTATAGTAAATGCAAAAGCTGCTGCGCCAACAGTTACACCGCTTTCATCTCCGGCTGTATACTATGTAACTGTTACAGGTGCTAATACATGTGTCAATAATGATTCAGTTAAAGTATTCATTCGTCCTAAACCTTCTTTTTATGTTTCGCCCGATAAATTAGTTTGTACTACAGCTCCGGTACAATTACAAGCCGGTGGTGGCGATAATTATTTATGGAGTCCGAAAGCATTGGTTAGTGATGCTAACATACCGGAACCTTTTACTAATAGTGCTGATCCTGCAACAACCTACCGGGTAACGATAAGCGAATCGGTTTGTCACTATGATACAACACTAACTACAACGGTTACTCTATTACCTCCGCTTACTTTGCACATTACAAAATCGAATGACCTGGATTGCAATAATGGTTCGGCACAACTGCAAGCTTCGGGTGCGGAATTGTACAGCTGGTCGCCGACCAATGGATTAAATAATGCCGCTGTTGGAAATCCTGTTGCTTCTCCGTCTTCTACTCAAAAATATATTTTGACAGGAAGCACCCGCAATGGCTGTATTGGTTACGATAGCGTTATAGTCTATGCTGATTTTACCAATTCAAAGTCGGGCTATTATATGCCCAATGCTTTTTCGCCTAATAATGATGGAATAAATGATTGTTATGGGATTAAATATTGGGGAACGGTACAAAAGGTAGATTTCTCCATTTATGATCGCTGGGGTAACCTGGTGTTTTTTACAAATGACCCTGCAGATTGTTGGGATGGTACTTACAAAGGGCAGCCGCTCAATTCGGGTTCTTATAGTTATTATATTAAAGCCATTACCACTTGCGGAGTGGTAGATAGAAAAGGAAATATTATTTTGATAAGATAG
- a CDS encoding glycosyltransferase 87 family protein yields MKFKALFFCIYLLAAGWCFHRDVYLEKCYSSDLRNRIVGARLEEDGVSPYFYKWKISDGMRYYDPATMDNYKFSGITASPFFHHLLYPVANWQQRTISYLWLFMEYVALLITTLIVLSFAKNTIQQYAVLSIAILFLFTEAWKTHIRLGQLYIFIPMLAAIFYWLINKKQKLLHAVCAGFVCITLILIRPNAILFFLPLAFFFNRFSRNYLVCFFLPVVLLCSYSVINSTERNLWTDYYKNIKMQIANYQGYPVEKVNTDKDPGYATIEGFNMAAVKKLQSSGKCTLYSEDGNFFVVFKAILKKTISLPVMNALCLVCIAVLLVLFIKHKNGIDLLQAALLGYTLMMITDLFSPVYRHQYATVQWLFPVMLITAFVGQRINWKYFVLFLGIALNIVNIEFIKMEHTIGEYLLLFAVLFFSFDKDLMHKKGERI; encoded by the coding sequence TTGAAATTCAAAGCCTTATTCTTTTGCATATACCTGCTGGCAGCAGGCTGGTGCTTTCACCGGGATGTTTATCTCGAAAAATGCTACTCCAGTGATCTGCGAAACAGGATAGTAGGCGCCCGGTTAGAAGAAGATGGCGTATCTCCTTATTTCTATAAGTGGAAAATATCGGATGGCATGCGTTATTACGATCCTGCAACAATGGATAATTATAAATTCTCCGGAATTACTGCAAGCCCTTTTTTTCATCACTTGCTTTACCCGGTTGCCAATTGGCAACAGCGAACCATTTCTTACTTATGGCTGTTCATGGAATATGTTGCATTACTTATTACAACATTGATCGTACTTTCTTTTGCAAAGAATACTATTCAACAGTATGCGGTATTATCCATTGCCATTCTCTTCTTATTTACTGAAGCATGGAAAACTCATATACGGCTAGGGCAGCTTTATATATTTATTCCCATGCTTGCTGCCATTTTTTATTGGCTGATCAATAAAAAACAAAAATTGCTTCATGCTGTATGTGCCGGATTTGTCTGCATTACGCTGATATTAATTCGCCCGAATGCAATACTCTTTTTTTTACCACTTGCATTTTTCTTTAACCGCTTTTCCCGTAATTATTTAGTATGCTTTTTTTTACCGGTTGTATTGTTGTGTTCCTATTCTGTGATCAATAGCACTGAAAGAAATTTATGGACAGATTATTATAAGAATATAAAAATGCAGATCGCCAATTACCAGGGATACCCTGTTGAAAAAGTGAATACAGATAAAGATCCCGGTTATGCAACAATAGAAGGATTTAATATGGCAGCAGTAAAAAAGCTGCAATCTTCCGGCAAGTGTACACTTTATTCTGAAGATGGAAATTTCTTTGTTGTGTTTAAAGCGATATTGAAAAAAACGATAAGCCTGCCTGTTATGAATGCGCTTTGTTTGGTTTGCATAGCGGTGCTGTTAGTCTTGTTTATTAAACATAAAAATGGCATTGATCTTTTACAGGCTGCTTTATTAGGTTATACATTGATGATGATAACCGATCTTTTTTCTCCCGTGTACAGGCATCAATATGCTACAGTTCAATGGTTGTTTCCCGTTATGCTGATAACAGCTTTTGTTGGGCAACGCATAAATTGGAAATATTTTGTATTATTTCTTGGTATTGCCTTGAACATCGTCAACATTGAGTTTATTAAAATGGAACATACAATCGGCGAATATCTACTGCTTTTTGCTGTGTTGTTTTTTTCGTTTGATAAAGATCTTATGCATAAAAAAGGTGAAAGAATATAG
- a CDS encoding porin family protein, whose amino-acid sequence MKKYFLIAAVLFAANSFAQKKDVVPIDRENFFRFGVKGGVNINKITGQSYSDGFNFNYQAGVFFQFNFSQRFGLQPEISLVQSSTTFNNDPSGPYYDLFLGGSQKNATFNYLEIPVLLNINVGQSKHVKLQVGPSYGGLLSKTIDNLKNGNTDSLKYSNADWSAIGGLWIQLPLVNFGARYKYGLNDINNSAVKTEAWHNQSIQVFVGVTF is encoded by the coding sequence ATGAAAAAATATTTTTTGATCGCAGCTGTATTGTTTGCTGCAAACTCATTTGCTCAAAAGAAAGATGTAGTGCCTATTGATAGGGAAAACTTTTTTCGTTTCGGCGTTAAAGGAGGTGTAAATATTAATAAGATAACGGGGCAATCCTATAGCGATGGATTTAACTTTAACTACCAGGCAGGCGTATTTTTTCAATTTAATTTCAGTCAGCGTTTTGGACTGCAACCCGAAATAAGCTTGGTGCAGTCTTCTACCACTTTTAATAATGATCCATCCGGACCTTACTATGATCTGTTCTTAGGCGGCTCACAGAAAAACGCCACTTTTAATTATTTAGAGATCCCTGTACTATTAAATATTAATGTTGGACAAAGCAAACATGTAAAACTACAAGTTGGTCCTTCTTACGGAGGATTATTGAGCAAAACAATTGATAATTTAAAGAATGGGAATACAGATAGTCTTAAGTATTCCAATGCAGACTGGAGTGCTATTGGCGGCTTATGGATCCAGCTGCCCTTAGTTAATTTTGGAGCAAGGTATAAATACGGACTAAATGATATTAATAATAGTGCTGTGAAAACAGAAGCCTGGCACAATCAATCTATACAGGTATTTGTAGGAGTTACTTTTTAA
- a CDS encoding ribonuclease H-like domain-containing protein has translation MITSLPLEKFLFIDIETVSQSENFQLLTEEWKMLWQEKVFRTLPDGVSVYEYYPQRAGIMAEFAKVICISIGYFRKENNNYQLRIKSIYGDDEGQLLQSFIQTVNQLEAASNKWSFTGHNIKEFDIPFLCRRLLVNNLPIPAYLDFQNMKPWETNLIDTFQYWRFGDYKNFTSLKLLAAALGVPSPKDDIDGSMVGEVYWKEKDLQRIVIYCQKDVVTVANIVLRFKNQPVLKEEQIIFVK, from the coding sequence ATGATAACATCATTGCCATTGGAAAAATTCTTATTCATAGATATAGAAACTGTCTCTCAGTCAGAAAATTTTCAATTACTTACTGAAGAATGGAAAATGCTTTGGCAGGAAAAAGTGTTTCGTACATTACCCGATGGTGTTAGTGTATATGAATATTATCCTCAACGGGCAGGTATAATGGCAGAGTTTGCAAAAGTTATTTGCATCAGTATCGGGTATTTTAGAAAAGAAAATAACAATTACCAGCTTAGAATAAAATCAATTTATGGAGATGATGAAGGGCAACTGTTGCAATCGTTTATTCAAACAGTAAATCAATTAGAAGCTGCCAGCAATAAATGGAGCTTTACGGGGCATAATATTAAAGAGTTTGATATCCCTTTTTTATGCAGAAGATTATTGGTGAATAATTTGCCTATTCCTGCTTATCTCGATTTTCAGAATATGAAACCCTGGGAAACGAATTTGATAGACACATTCCAATATTGGCGCTTCGGCGACTACAAAAATTTTACATCTTTAAAACTACTGGCAGCAGCTTTGGGTGTTCCTTCTCCCAAAGACGATATTGACGGAAGCATGGTAGGAGAGGTATATTGGAAAGAAAAAGACCTGCAACGGATTGTAATATATTGCCAGAAAGATGTGGTAACGGTAGCCAATATCGTATTGAGGTTTAAAAACCAGCCTGTTTTGAAGGAAGAACAGATCATTTTTGTTAAATAA
- the rpsJ gene encoding 30S ribosomal protein S10: MSQRIRIKLQSYDHNLVDKSAEKIVKTVRSTGAVVTGPIPLPTHKKIFTVLRSPHVNKKAREQFQLCTHKRLLDIYTSSSRTVDALSKLDLPSGVDVEIKA; the protein is encoded by the coding sequence ATGTCACAAAGAATCAGAATAAAACTACAGTCTTACGACCACAACTTAGTTGATAAATCAGCAGAAAAAATCGTAAAAACTGTACGCAGCACCGGCGCAGTAGTAACAGGTCCTATTCCTTTACCTACGCATAAGAAGATCTTTACGGTATTGCGTTCTCCTCACGTAAATAAAAAAGCTCGTGAGCAGTTTCAATTGTGCACACATAAACGTTTATTAGACATTTACACCAGCAGCAGCCGTACAGTGGATGCATTAAGCAAACTGGATTTGCCAAGTGGTGTGGATGTTGAAATTAAAGCCTAA
- the rplC gene encoding 50S ribosomal protein L3 has product MKSIIGKKIGMTSVFDASGKQTAVTIIEAGPCVVTQKKTVETDGYNALQIAFGDKKEKHSNKAAINHFAKAQTSPKKVIKEIRDSEIDKNIGETITVDIFAEGDKVEVVGTTKGKGFQGVVKRHGFSGVGEASHGQHDRQRAPGSIGNSSDASRVFKGMRMAGRMGQDRVKLKGLKVVKIFPEKNYILISGSVPGHNGSIVLIQK; this is encoded by the coding sequence ATGAAAAGTATTATTGGTAAGAAAATTGGCATGACCAGTGTCTTTGATGCCAGCGGTAAGCAAACTGCTGTAACCATCATCGAGGCAGGCCCGTGCGTTGTTACACAAAAGAAAACGGTTGAAACCGATGGGTACAATGCTCTTCAGATAGCATTTGGCGATAAAAAAGAAAAACACTCCAACAAAGCCGCCATCAACCACTTTGCCAAAGCGCAAACTTCTCCTAAAAAAGTAATCAAAGAAATCCGCGATAGCGAAATAGATAAAAACATTGGTGAAACCATTACTGTTGACATTTTTGCCGAAGGCGATAAAGTTGAAGTAGTAGGTACTACCAAAGGTAAAGGCTTCCAGGGCGTTGTTAAACGTCATGGCTTTAGCGGTGTGGGTGAAGCATCTCATGGTCAGCACGATCGTCAAAGAGCACCGGGTTCTATCGGTAACTCTTCTGATGCGTCAAGAGTATTCAAAGGAATGCGCATGGCAGGCAGAATGGGGCAGGACAGAGTGAAATTAAAAGGTTTGAAAGTGGTAAAAATCTTCCCTGAGAAGAATTATATATTAATCAGTGGTTCGGTTCCGGGTCACAATGGTTCAATCGTTTTAATACAGAAATAA
- the rplD gene encoding 50S ribosomal protein L4 yields the protein MQVDILNIQGQKTGRTIELPEEIFGAEPNNHAIYLAVKQYRGAQRQGTHKVKTRAEVHGASKKLHKQKGTGGARKGNLRNPLYKGGGTVFGPKPHGYDIKLNRKVKDLAKIGALSHKAKENAIVIVEDVTLNAPKTKEFAGILKNLNVGGKKALFVIPEYNDNLYLSLRNIPGVSGGLLSDVNTYDIVDANVLVFTESAAKIFTEEEKA from the coding sequence ATGCAAGTAGATATTTTAAATATACAAGGGCAAAAGACCGGAAGAACCATTGAGTTACCGGAAGAAATTTTTGGTGCAGAACCAAATAACCATGCTATTTATCTTGCTGTAAAGCAATACCGTGGCGCTCAACGTCAGGGTACGCATAAAGTAAAGACAAGAGCGGAAGTTCATGGAGCATCTAAAAAACTGCACAAGCAAAAAGGTACAGGTGGTGCTCGTAAAGGTAACTTACGTAACCCTTTGTACAAAGGTGGTGGTACTGTATTTGGTCCTAAACCTCATGGGTACGATATCAAGTTGAACCGCAAGGTGAAAGACTTGGCTAAAATTGGTGCGTTAAGCCACAAAGCAAAAGAAAATGCAATTGTGATTGTTGAAGATGTTACATTGAATGCACCCAAAACAAAAGAATTTGCAGGTATTTTAAAGAACTTGAATGTAGGTGGTAAAAAAGCATTGTTCGTAATACCTGAATACAACGATAATTTGTATTTAAGCTTAAGAAATATTCCCGGTGTTAGCGGAGGCTTATTGAGCGATGTAAATACATACGACATAGTAGATGCTAACGTGTTAGTGTTTACTGAAAGCGCAGCAAAAATTTTTACTGAAGAAGAAAAAGCATAA
- the rplW gene encoding 50S ribosomal protein L23, with the protein MKPSDVLIKPILSEKINKQTEKQNRYAFVVNRKANKLEIKKAVESFYGVQVQDVNTAVIPSKAKSRYTKAGFINGRKPAKKKAFVTIAEGETIDIYGTV; encoded by the coding sequence ATGAAACCGTCAGACGTTTTAATAAAGCCAATTTTATCTGAAAAGATAAATAAGCAAACTGAAAAGCAAAATCGTTATGCTTTTGTAGTAAACAGAAAAGCAAACAAGCTTGAAATTAAAAAAGCAGTAGAAAGCTTTTATGGCGTACAGGTTCAGGATGTGAACACTGCTGTAATTCCTTCTAAAGCTAAATCACGCTATACAAAAGCAGGATTCATCAATGGTCGTAAACCGGCTAAGAAAAAAGCTTTTGTAACAATTGCTGAAGGCGAAACAATTGATATATACGGAACCGTATAG
- the rplB gene encoding 50S ribosomal protein L2 — translation MALKKYKPVTAGTRWRIGNAYAEVTTNVPEKSLLEKVSGTGGRNAQGRRSMRYIGGGNKIKYRIVDFKRDKKDIPAKVVSIEYDPNRTAFIALLNYADGEKRYIIAPNGLQVGGTVTSGDSVAPELGNALMMKNMPLGTVIHNIEMQPGQGGKLVRSAGGSAQLTNKEEKYAILKMPSGELRKILINCYATVGVVSNSDHNLESMGKAGRNRWKGIRPRNRGVAMNPVDHPMGGGEGKASGGHPRSRTGKYAKGEITRTRGKGSDKMIIQRRNGKKISK, via the coding sequence ATGGCACTAAAGAAATACAAACCGGTAACAGCAGGAACTCGTTGGAGAATTGGTAACGCTTATGCAGAAGTTACTACAAACGTTCCTGAAAAATCTTTACTTGAAAAAGTAAGTGGTACAGGTGGTCGTAACGCACAAGGTAGAAGATCTATGCGTTATATCGGCGGCGGTAATAAAATTAAATACCGTATCGTAGATTTTAAAAGAGATAAAAAAGACATACCTGCAAAGGTTGTTTCAATTGAATACGATCCAAACCGTACAGCATTCATCGCTTTGTTGAATTATGCTGATGGGGAAAAACGTTACATCATTGCTCCGAATGGTTTACAGGTAGGCGGTACCGTTACAAGCGGCGACAGCGTAGCTCCTGAATTAGGAAATGCTTTGATGATGAAAAACATGCCTTTAGGTACTGTTATTCATAATATCGAAATGCAACCCGGGCAAGGTGGTAAATTGGTTCGTAGTGCCGGTGGTTCTGCTCAGTTGACCAACAAGGAAGAAAAATACGCAATCTTAAAAATGCCAAGTGGCGAATTAAGAAAGATATTGATCAATTGCTATGCTACTGTAGGTGTTGTAAGTAACAGCGACCATAACCTTGAAAGCATGGGTAAAGCCGGACGTAACAGATGGAAAGGCATTCGTCCACGTAACCGTGGTGTTGCCATGAACCCTGTTGATCACCCGATGGGTGGTGGTGAAGGTAAAGCTTCAGGTGGTCACCCACGTAGCCGTACAGGTAAATATGCTAAAGGTGAAATTACTCGTACAAGAGGAAAAGGCTCTGACAAAATGATCATCCAGAGAAGAAACGGTAAAAAAATAAGTAAATAA
- the rpsS gene encoding 30S ribosomal protein S19: MARSIKKGPYVDANLEGKVLAINEGKNKKGVIKTWSRRSTITPDFVGHTLAVHNGNKFIPVYVTEFMVGHKLGEFAPTRNFKGHSSKKIA; the protein is encoded by the coding sequence ATGGCTCGTTCAATTAAAAAAGGTCCTTACGTAGATGCTAATTTAGAAGGTAAAGTATTAGCTATAAATGAAGGAAAGAATAAGAAAGGTGTTATCAAAACCTGGTCTCGCCGTTCTACTATTACTCCTGATTTTGTAGGACATACTTTGGCAGTTCACAATGGCAACAAATTTATTCCTGTTTATGTAACGGAATTTATGGTTGGTCATAAATTAGGTGAGTTTGCACCAACAAGAAACTTTAAAGGACACTCAAGCAAGAAGATTGCTTAA
- the rplV gene encoding 50S ribosomal protein L22, with amino-acid sequence MEAVAKLRNYPTSPRKMRLLADLIRGLDVDKALGVLQFSPKHPSVPLYKLLKSAINNWEQKNSDVKVEDAQLVVKTIFVDGGRVIKRMRPAPQGRGYKIRKRSNHVTLIVDSKN; translated from the coding sequence ATGGAAGCAGTAGCAAAACTTAGAAACTATCCTACATCGCCACGCAAAATGCGCTTATTGGCTGATTTAATTCGTGGGTTAGATGTAGATAAAGCGTTGGGAGTTTTACAATTCAGTCCAAAGCATCCATCAGTGCCTTTATATAAATTATTAAAGAGCGCTATCAATAACTGGGAGCAAAAGAACAGTGATGTTAAAGTAGAAGATGCACAGTTAGTTGTAAAAACAATTTTTGTTGATGGAGGTAGAGTGATCAAACGTATGCGCCCTGCACCGCAAGGTCGTGGATACAAGATCCGCAAGCGCAGCAACCATGTAACTTTAATTGTAGACAGTAAAAACTAA
- the rpsC gene encoding 30S ribosomal protein S3 produces the protein MGQKTNPIGARLGIIRGWDSNWYANKKDFGKKLVEDNKIRNYLNARINKGGISKIVIERTLNKLIVTIHTSKPGIIIGKGGGEVDRIKEELKKLTGNADVQINILEIRRPELDANIVADTIARQIENRINYKRAIKMAIASALRMGAEGIKVKVGGRLGGAEIARSEEIKQGRTPLHTLRMDIDYANVFALTVYGKIGIKVWICKGEVLAKRDLNPNILANAGKEGGERNFENRGDRGDRRDDRRGGGDRRGGGGNRGGGGRR, from the coding sequence ATGGGTCAGAAAACAAATCCAATTGGTGCCAGGTTAGGAATCATCCGCGGATGGGACAGTAACTGGTACGCTAACAAAAAAGATTTTGGAAAGAAACTGGTTGAAGATAACAAGATCAGAAATTATCTGAACGCTCGTATCAACAAAGGTGGTATTTCTAAAATAGTTATTGAGCGTACGTTGAATAAGTTGATCGTAACTATTCATACATCAAAACCGGGTATTATCATTGGTAAAGGTGGTGGAGAGGTTGATAGAATTAAAGAAGAGTTGAAGAAATTGACCGGCAATGCTGATGTTCAAATTAACATCCTGGAAATTCGTCGTCCGGAATTGGATGCAAACATAGTAGCAGATACAATCGCTCGTCAGATCGAAAATCGTATCAACTACAAACGTGCTATTAAAATGGCAATTGCTTCAGCATTACGTATGGGTGCAGAAGGAATTAAAGTAAAAGTTGGTGGTCGTTTGGGTGGAGCTGAAATTGCACGTAGCGAAGAAATCAAACAAGGTCGTACACCATTGCATACGTTACGTATGGATATTGATTATGCAAATGTATTTGCATTAACAGTATATGGTAAGATCGGTATTAAAGTTTGGATCTGTAAAGGTGAAGTATTGGCTAAGAGAGATTTAAATCCAAACATTTTAGCGAACGCCGGTAAAGAAGGTGGCGAAAGAAACTTTGAAAACCGCGGAGACAGAGGCGATAGAAGAGATGACAGAAGAGGCGGCGGCGACAGAAGAGGTGGTGGTGGAAACCGGGGTGGCGGTGGAAGAAGATAA
- the rplP gene encoding 50S ribosomal protein L16, with protein MLQPKRTKHRKAQKGRIRETAKRGTSISFGTFGLKALEPIWLTNRQIESARQALTRHMKREGNVWIRIFPDKPITKKPAEVRMGKGKGNPEYWAAVVEPGRIIFEADGVPMQVAKEAFELAAQKLPIATKFVVRRDYAVA; from the coding sequence ATGTTACAACCAAAAAGAACAAAGCATAGAAAAGCGCAAAAAGGTCGTATCAGAGAAACGGCAAAAAGAGGTACAAGTATTTCTTTTGGTACGTTTGGATTGAAAGCATTAGAACCTATTTGGCTTACTAACAGGCAAATTGAAAGTGCTCGTCAGGCATTAACCCGTCACATGAAAAGAGAAGGGAATGTTTGGATCAGAATTTTCCCGGACAAGCCAATCACTAAAAAGCCTGCTGAAGTACGTATGGGTAAAGGTAAAGGTAACCCTGAATACTGGGCTGCAGTAGTTGAACCAGGACGTATCATTTTTGAAGCGGACGGTGTTCCAATGCAGGTTGCTAAAGAAGCATTTGAATTAGCAGCACAAAAATTACCTATTGCTACCAAGTTTGTAGTAAGAAGAGATTACGCAGTAGCATAA
- the rpmC gene encoding 50S ribosomal protein L29, which produces MAKKADFLASIKSLNADELKAKISEDELRLKKVSFAHSVAPLESPVSIRLLRRDIARLKTALRKKELGF; this is translated from the coding sequence ATGGCAAAGAAAGCAGATTTTTTAGCGAGCATTAAAAGCTTAAACGCAGATGAACTGAAAGCAAAGATCAGTGAAGATGAATTGCGTTTAAAGAAAGTGTCATTCGCACACAGCGTAGCGCCACTTGAAAGCCCTGTAAGCATTCGTTTGCTTAGAAGAGACATTGCACGTTTAAAAACAGCATTAAGAAAAAAAGAATTAGGTTTTTAA
- the rpsQ gene encoding 30S ribosomal protein S17, translating into MAVERNLRKTRIGVVSSNKMDKTITVNVERKVKHPIYGKFLKKTTKFHAHDEKNECSIGDTVKIAETRPLSKTKRWRLVEVVEKVK; encoded by the coding sequence ATGGCAGTAGAAAGAAATTTACGTAAAACAAGAATCGGGGTTGTATCCAGCAATAAAATGGATAAAACTATTACGGTTAACGTAGAAAGAAAAGTAAAGCACCCGATCTATGGTAAGTTCTTGAAAAAGACAACGAAGTTTCATGCGCATGATGAAAAGAACGAATGCAGCATCGGTGATACGGTAAAGATTGCAGAAACTCGTCCGTTAAGCAAAACAAAGCGTTGGAGATTGGTTGAAGTGGTTGAAAAAGTAAAATAG